One Spinacia oleracea cultivar Varoflay chromosome 4, BTI_SOV_V1, whole genome shotgun sequence DNA segment encodes these proteins:
- the LOC110783383 gene encoding endoglucanase 12, protein MHSSNVWGGSYEVAVHRDEHEHNNNNNNNNKSREMEDWDKSSLLYQEQLHNHHNQNHTHELDQVQQGWLLIPQDKTRKNRKNKYVDFGCIIVSKKILKWAFWSFLIAFIVIGLPIIIAKSLPKHKHGPPPADNYTVALNMALRFFNAQKSGKLPKHNNVSWRGNSGLKDGSKLTDVKGGLVGGYYDSGENTKYHFPMAFAMTMLSWSVIEYPHKYEAIGEYDHVRELIKWGTDYLLKTFNSSATQIDKIHSQVGGAQNGSTIPSDVTCWERPEDMDYERPVQTSFAGADLGGEMAAAFAAASIVFRDNQLYSKKLVRGAETVFRFARDTGKRAPYSRGNPWAAPYYNSTGYYDEYMWGATWLYYATGNSTYGLLATNPGIPKNAKAFRMNTNTSYLSWDNKLPAAMLLLTRFRMFLNPGYPYEQTLAQYHNVTKLNMCSYLKQFPVYNRTRGGLIELNSGGPKPLQYVVNAAFLANLFADYMESTGVPGWYCGPNFMRQSDLRNFAQTQVEYILGKNPMHMSYVVGFGNKYPKHVHHRAASIPRKNGGKCKGGYKWRDSKKPNPYTIIGAMVGGPDRFDNFKDNRKLDRYTEPTLAGNAGLVAALISLTATPGVSGVDRNLIFSGVPPFYTPAPPPPAPWRP, encoded by the exons ATGCACAGCTCAAACGTATGGGGAGGATCATACGAAGTAGCAGTACACAGAGACGAACacgaacacaacaacaacaacaacaacaacaacaaaagcagAGAAATGGAAGATTGGGATAAATCAAGCTTACTTTACCAAGAACAACTCCATAATCatcacaatcaaaatcacactCATGAATTAGATCAAGTTCAACAAGGTTGGTTATTAATACCACAAGACAAAACCCGCAAAAACAGGAAGaacaagtatgttgattttgggTGCATTATTGTTAGCAAGAAGATACTCAAATGGGCATTTTGGTCTTTTCTAATTGCGTTCATTGTTATTGGGTTGCCGATTATTATTGCTAAGTCTTTGCCTAAGCATAAACATGGACCTCCTCCTGCTGATAATTACACTGTTGCCCTTAATATGGCTCTTCGGTTCTTCAATGCCCAGAAAT CGGGGAAATTGCCGAAGCATAACAACGTATCATGGAGAGGAAACTCGGGATTAAAAGACGGATCAAAGTTAACCGATGTAAAAGGAGGATTAGTTGGTGGATATTATGATTCAGGAGAAAACACTAAGTACCATTTTCCTATGGCATTTGCAATGACAATGCTAAGTTGGAGTGTGATTGAATACCCTCACAAGTACGAGGCCATTGGCGAGTATGATCATGTTCGCGAGCTCATCAAATGGGGGACCGATTACTTGCTCAAAACCTTCAATAGTTCGGCCACTCAGATCGACAAAATCCACAGCCAG GTTGGTGGTGCACAAAACGGATCCACTATCCCGAGCGACGTCACCTGTTGGGAGAGGCCCGAAGACATGGACTATGAACGCCCCGTGCAAACAAGCTTTGCAGGGGCTGATCTAGGTGGAGAAATGGCCGCGGCCTTTGCTGCAGCCTCCATCGTATTCCGTGACAACCAGCTTTACTCGAAGAAGCTCGTCAGAGGGGCAGAAACCGTGTTCCGGTTTGCTAGGGATACCGGTAAAAGAGCCCCGTATAGCAGAGGAAACCCATGGGCTGCACCGTATTATAACTCAACCGGGTATTACGATGAGTACATGTGGGGTGCTACTTGGTTGTATTATGCAACCGGGAATTCAACCTACGGTTTGCTGGCTACTAATCCCGGGATTCCTAAGAACGCGAAGGCGTTTAGGATGAACACGAACACGAGCTACTTGAGTTGGGATAACAAGTTGCCTGCTGCTATGTTGCTGTTGACGAGGTTTAGGATGTTTCTGAATCCTGGTTACCCGTATGAGCAGACTTTGGCGCAGTACCATAATGTTACGAAGCTTAATATGTGCTCGTATCTTAAGCAATTCCCGGTTTATAACCGGACTCGAG GAGGACTGATAGAGCTGAACAGCGGAGGGCCGAAGCCGTTGCAGTACGTAGTGAATGCTGCATTTTTGGCGAATCTGTTTGCAGATTACATGGAGTCTACTGGGGTGCCTGGATGGTATTGTGGCCCGAATTTTATGCGTCAATCTGATCTTCGTAACTTCGCTCAAACTCAG GTTGAGTACATTTTGGGCAAGAACCCAATGCACATGAGCTATGTGGTGGGCTTCGGAAACAAGTACCCGAAACACGTGCATCACCGGGCTGCGTCGATACCGCGCAAAAACGGAGGGAAATGTAAAGGGGGTTACAAATGGAGGGACAGCAAAAAGCCCAACCCATACACAATTATTGGGGCAATGGTTGGTGGTCCGGACCGTTTTGACAACTTCAAAGATAACCGCAAACTAGACCGCTACACCGAGCCCACATTGGCTGGAAATGCCGGTCTAGTGGCGGCTCTTATCTCGTTGACGGCAACTCCCGGGGTTTCCGGAGTGGACCGGAACCTTATATTTTCGGGTGTTCCCCCGTTTTATACTCCGGCCCCACCTCCCCCCGCACCGTGGAGGCCCTAA
- the LOC110783384 gene encoding endoglucanase 12 gives MGLTGLKWAVWFMVIATWISPRTATSTNSARTLPTHNFDNYTLALRKALLFFNAQKSGKLPKNNGIPWRGNSGLRDGSQLKDVQGDGLVGGYYDSGENTKFHFPLAYSMTMLSWSLIEYPHKYRAINEYNHVLELIKWGTDYLLLTFDSNATKISKIYSQVGGAYEKSNIPDDITCWERPEDMDYPRPVQTTYAGPELAAEMTAALSSASILFKQNNPTYSIKLIKASESLFAFARDTRKRRPYSRGNPWVDPYYNSTGYFDEYLWGSTWLYLATGNVKYLALATNPGITKNAMGFRWTRKMSVLSWDNKVPSALMLLTRVRLFKAPEYPYEETLIGHHKFIALSMCSYLKPFRLFKWSKGGLIQFNDGGEESLQYVANAAFLANLFADYLNATDSPGWLCGPNFFPIATLREFASSQIDYILGKNPLDLSYVVGYGDKYPNRVHHRAASIPSDGLKYSCKGGYKWRDSTKPNPNTIVGAMVGGPDRFDNFHDDRSASAGPTLAGNAGLVAALVSLTSGGGYGVDKSFLFSNLPPPPIP, from the exons ATGGGTTTAACGGGCTTAAAATGGGCCGTTTGGTTCATGGTTATTGCAACTTGGATCAGCCCGAGAACGGCCACATCGACCAACTCGGCCCGAACCTTGCCTACGCACAACTTTGATAATTATACTCTTGCTCTTCGTAAAGCACTCTTGTTCTTCAATGCCCAGAAAT CTGGGAAACTACCCAAGAACAATGGAATTCCATGGAGAGGAAACTCGGGCCTACGCGACGGGTCACAACTGAAAGATGTACAGGGAGATGGTTTAGTTGGTGGATACTATGATTCTGGGGAAAACACAAAGTTTCATTTCCCTTTGGCTTACTCCATGACAATGCTAAGTTGGAGCTTGATTGAATACCCTCACAAATATCGTGCCATTAACGAGTATAATCATGTACTCGAACTTATCAAATGGGGAACTGATTACTTGCTCTTGACATTCGATTCTAATGCCACAAAGATCAGCAAAATCTATAGTCAG GTTGGAGGTGCCTATGAAAAATCAAACATACCAGATGACATCACCTGTTGGGAAAGACCAGAAGACATGGATTATCCCAGACCAGTACAAACAACATACGCAGGACCAGAACTCGCTGCAGAAATGACAGCAGCTTTATCATCAGCCTCAATACTATTCAAACAAAACAACCCTACTTactccataaagctcatcaaaGCATCCGAATCCCTCTTCGCCTTCGCTAGGGACACTCGTAAAAGACGGCCCTACAGCCGAGGAAACCCGTGGGTCGACCCGTATTACAACTCGACGGGGTACTTTGACGAGTACTTGTGGGGTTCAACGTGGTTGTATTTAGCTACCGGGAATGTTAAGTATTTGGCATTAGCAACTAATCCGGGGATAACTAAGAATGCGATGGGTTTTAGATGGACGAGGAAGATGAGTGTGTTGAGTTGGGATAATAAGGTTCCTTCGGCTTTGATGTTGCTTACAAGGGTGAGGTTGTTTAAAGCTCCTGAATACCCTTATGAAGAGACATTGATTGGGCATCATAAGTTTATTGCTCTCTCTATGTGTTCTTATCTCAAACCCTTTCGTCTCTTTAAGTGGAGTAAAG GAGGACTGATACAGTTTAATGATGGAGGGGAAGAATCTCTTCAATATGTAGCAAATGCTGCATTTTTAGCAAACCTATTTGCTGATTACCTGAATGCTACTGATAGTCCGGGATGGTTATGTGGCCCTAATTTCTTCCCTATTGCTACACTCCGGGAATTCGCCTCATCTCAG ATAGACTACATATTGGGTAAAAACCCCCTAGACCTAAGCTATGTGGTGGGGTACGGTGACAAGTACCCGAACCGTGTACATCACCGAGCAGCTTCAATCCCGTCAGACGGTCTGAAGTACTCGTGTAAAGGTGGATACAAATGGAGGGACAGCACAAAACCGAATCCCAACACCATTGTAGGAGCCATGGTTGGCGGACCTGACCGGTTCGATAATTTCCACGATGACCGTAGTGCGTCCGCGGGACCCACATTAGCCGGAAACGCCGGGCTCGTGGCAGCCCTTGTTTCACTGACTAGTGGTGGTGGTTATGGTGTTGATAAGAGTTTCTTGTTTTCAAACCTCCCACCACCACCAATACCATAA
- the LOC110783385 gene encoding beta-hexosaminidase 3, with translation MEMGKKLVPICLLMLLIEVVLVSAAGKNIQEVNIWPMPKYVSNGNKILYLSHDFELRTVGSKYGDQLGILKDGFLRFMGIVTLDHAIDGNFSRLGQSAFLKGINVVIQSPSDELHSEVDESYNLTVPASGKPAYAHIEANSVYGALHGLQTFSQLCGYNIRTRLIEVGMVPWTIFDYPRFSYRGLLIDTSRHYLPMPVIKKVIDSMTYAKLNVLHWHIVDSQSFPLEIPSYPKLWDGAYSAAERYTMADAAEIVRYAQRRGVNVLAEIDVPGHAGSWGVGYPLLFPSADCKEPLDVSNEFTFQVIDGILKDFSKVFKYKFVHLGGDEVDTGCWESTHRVSRWLQTHRMVGKQAYQYFVLRAQKIAISHGYEIINWEETFNSFGDKLDRKTVIHNWLGGGVAEKVTAAGLRCIVSNQENWYLDHIDTTWDRFYMNEPLTNITNPKQQKLVLGGEVCMWGEHIDASDIEQTIWPRAAAAAERLWTSYEKLARNPRQVARRLAHFRCLLNQRGVAAAPLVGPGRTAPEEPGSCYVQ, from the exons ATGGAAATGGGGAAGAAATTGGTGCCTATTtgtttgttgatgttgttgattGAAGTTGTTTTAGTGTCTGCTGCTGGTAAAAACATCCAGGAAGTTAATATATGGCCAATGCCAAAGTATGTTAGCAATGGGAATAAGATTCTTTATCTAAGTCATGATTTTGAGTTAAGAACTGTTGGGAGCAAGTATGGTGATCAATTAGGGATTTTGAAAGATGGGTTTTTGAGATTTATGGGTATTGTCACCTTGGATCATGCCATTGATGGTAATTTTTCGCGGTTAGGCCAATCGGCTTTCCTTAAAGGGATCAATGTGGTTATTCAATCACCAAGTGATGAG TTGCATTCTGAGGTTGATGAATCATACAACTTAACTGTTCCTGCTTCTGGGAAGCCTGCTTATGCACACATTGAG GCAAACTCAGTATACGGGGCTTTACATGGACTACAG ACATTCAGCCAGCTCTGTGGTTATAACATCAGAACTAGGCTAATAGAAGTTGGTATGGTTCCTTGGACAATATTTGATTATCCAAGATTCTCTTATCGGGGTTTGCTTATAG ATACATCGCGACACTATCTACCGATGCCTGTGATTAAGAAAGTCATTGATTCCATGACATATGCAAAGCTG AATGTGCTGCATTGGCACATTGTAGATTCACAATCTTTTCCACTAGAGATTCCCTCATATCCAAAGCTTTGGGATGGTGCATATTCTGCAGCAGAACGGTATACAATGGCTGATGCTGCTGAAATTGTGAG ATATGCTCAAAGACGAGGAGTGAATGTACTTGCCGAAATTGATGTCCCCGGACATGCTGGTTCATG GGGTGTTGGTTATCCTTTGCTGTTTCCATCAGCAGACTGTAAGGAGCCACTTGATGTCAGCAACGAATTCACCTTCCAAGTTATAGATGGGATTCTTAAAG ATTTTAGCAAGGTTTTCAAATATAAATTTGTTCACTTAGGAGGCGATGAAGTTGATACAG GTTGCTGGGAATCAACTCATCGTGTGAGTAGATG GTTGCAGACTCATAGAATGGTTGGCAAACAAGCTTACCAATACTTTGTTTTGAGAGCACAAAAAATTGCAATTTCGCATGGATATGAGATTATTAACTG GGAGGAAACATTTAACAGTTTTGGTGATAAACTGGACCGAAAGACTGTGATCCATAATTG GCTAGGGGGCGGTGTTGCTGAGAAGGTGACTGCAGCTGGGTTAAGGTGCATCGTAAGCAACCAGGAAAATTGGTATTTGGACCATATAGACACCACATGGGATCGGTTCTATATGAATGAACCTTTAACTAATATCACAAATCCCAAGCAGCAAAAATTAGTCTTGGGAGGTGAAGTTTGCATGTGGGGTGAGCACATTGATGCATCTGACATTGAACAAACCATATGGCctcgtgctgctgctgctgcag AGCGTTTATGGACATCGTATGAAAAGCTAGCTAGGAATCCAAGACAAGTAGCTAGAAGACTCGCACATTTCAGGTGTTTGCTTAACCAAAGAGGAGTTGCAGCTGCTCCCTTGGTTGGCCCCGGCAGGACTGCTCCCGAGGAACCAGGTTCTTGCTatgttcaatga